The following coding sequences are from one uncultured Bacteroides sp. window:
- the hisH gene encoding imidazole glycerol phosphate synthase subunit HisH: MNVAIVKYNAGNIRSVDYAMKRLGVEAVITADKETLLAADKVIFPGVGEAGTTMKHLRSTGLDLLIKDLKQPVLGVCLGMQLMCSSSDEGNTDCLGIFDTKVMRFISQKHEDKVPHMGWNTIGDLKSSLFEGFTEEEYVYFVHSFYVPLNDFTAAKTDYILPFSAALHKDNFYATQFHPEKSAAVGERILRNFLSL, from the coding sequence ATGAATGTAGCGATCGTAAAATATAATGCGGGCAATATACGCTCAGTGGATTACGCTATGAAGCGTTTAGGTGTGGAGGCTGTAATCACTGCGGATAAAGAAACATTGCTCGCTGCTGATAAAGTGATTTTTCCAGGAGTTGGAGAAGCTGGAACAACGATGAAGCACCTGAGATCTACAGGTCTTGATTTGTTGATTAAAGATTTGAAACAACCGGTTTTAGGTGTTTGTCTGGGGATGCAGTTGATGTGCAGCTCTTCTGATGAAGGGAACACGGATTGCCTAGGTATTTTTGATACAAAGGTTATGCGTTTTATTTCTCAGAAACATGAGGATAAGGTGCCACATATGGGTTGGAATACCATTGGAGATTTAAAAAGTTCTTTGTTTGAGGGCTTTACAGAGGAAGAGTATGTGTATTTTGTACATAGCTTTTATGTCCCTCTGAATGATTTTACTGCTGCTAAGACAGATTATATCTTGCCTTTTAGTGCGGCACTCCATAAAGATAATTTTTATGCCACCCAGTTTCATCCGGAGAAAAGTGCTGCGGTTGGTGAACGAATTTTACGTAATTTTTTAAGCTTATGA
- the hisA gene encoding 1-(5-phosphoribosyl)-5-[(5-phosphoribosylamino)methylideneamino]imidazole-4-carboxamide isomerase yields the protein MIELIPAIDIIDGKCVRLSQGDYGSKKVYNENPVEVAKELEANGIRRLHVVDLDGAASHHVINYRTLEQIATRTSLIIDFGGGVKSDEDLLLAFENGAQMVTGGSIAVSNPDLFCKWLDQYGSEQMILGADVKDKKIAVNGWKEESTEELFPFLQRYIHKGVQKVICTDITCDGMLQGPSIDLYKEILSVHPELYLIASGGVGSIDDIKALHEAGLPAVIFGKALYEGRITMKELYDLV from the coding sequence ATGATAGAGTTAATTCCTGCTATTGATATAATTGATGGTAAATGTGTAAGACTCTCTCAAGGGGATTATGGAAGTAAAAAGGTATATAATGAAAACCCGGTAGAGGTAGCAAAAGAACTTGAAGCTAATGGCATCCGACGTTTACATGTTGTCGATTTGGATGGTGCTGCTTCGCATCATGTGATTAATTATCGTACTTTGGAGCAGATAGCTACTCGTACTTCACTTATCATTGACTTTGGAGGAGGAGTGAAGAGTGATGAAGATCTGTTGCTCGCTTTTGAAAATGGTGCGCAAATGGTGACGGGCGGAAGCATTGCGGTAAGTAATCCGGATTTGTTTTGCAAATGGCTTGATCAGTATGGCAGTGAACAAATGATCCTGGGTGCAGATGTAAAGGATAAAAAGATTGCCGTGAATGGATGGAAAGAAGAATCGACAGAAGAACTTTTTCCTTTTCTGCAAAGATATATTCATAAAGGCGTACAGAAAGTAATTTGTACGGATATAACTTGCGATGGAATGCTTCAAGGTCCTTCTATTGATTTATATAAGGAGATCTTGAGCGTTCATCCTGAACTCTACCTAATTGCAAGTGGAGGGGTTGGGAGTATTGATGATATAAAAGCACTTCATGAGGCAGGGTTACCTGCTGTTATATTTGGTAAGGCCTTATATGAGGGACGTATAACGATGAAAGAGCTTTATGATTTGGTGTAA
- the hisF gene encoding imidazole glycerol phosphate synthase subunit HisF, with product MLAKRIIPCLDIKDGQTVKGTNFLDLRQAGDPVELGRAYSEQGADELVFLDITASHEGRKTFAELVKRVAANISIPFTVGGGINELSDVDRLLSAGADKVSINSSALRRPELIDEIAKHFGSQVCVLAVDAKHTEQGWKCYLNGGRIETDRELFDWTFEAQERGAGEILFTSMNHDGVKTGYANEALALLSTKLSIPVIASGGAGEMEHFRDVFTMGKADAALAASVFHFGEIKISELKSYLCAQGITMRINK from the coding sequence GTGTTAGCAAAAAGAATTATACCTTGTCTGGATATAAAAGACGGACAAACGGTGAAGGGGACTAATTTTCTGGATTTGCGCCAGGCGGGCGATCCTGTTGAATTAGGGCGTGCGTATAGTGAGCAAGGGGCTGATGAGCTTGTGTTCTTGGATATCACAGCGAGCCATGAGGGGCGTAAGACATTTGCTGAATTGGTGAAGAGAGTAGCTGCAAATATCAGTATTCCTTTCACAGTTGGCGGGGGAATTAATGAACTGAGCGATGTAGATCGTTTGTTGAGTGCCGGTGCTGATAAAGTATCTATAAACTCTTCGGCTTTGCGCCGTCCTGAGTTAATAGATGAGATTGCTAAACATTTTGGCTCTCAGGTATGTGTGTTGGCTGTAGATGCTAAGCATACAGAGCAGGGCTGGAAGTGTTACTTGAATGGCGGTAGGATAGAGACCGATCGGGAGTTATTCGATTGGACGTTTGAAGCACAGGAGAGAGGGGCAGGTGAAATCCTGTTCACAAGTATGAATCACGATGGCGTAAAAACGGGATATGCCAATGAAGCTCTTGCTTTGTTGTCTACTAAATTGTCGATACCTGTTATTGCTTCCGGAGGTGCGGGCGAGATGGAACATTTTCGTGATGTTTTTACCATGGGTAAGGCTGATGCAGCACTGGCAGCCAGTGTTTTTCACTTTGGCGAGATTAAAATTTCCGAATTAAAGTCGTATCTTTGCGCACAAGGCATTACGATGAGAATTAATAAATGA
- the hisIE gene encoding bifunctional phosphoribosyl-AMP cyclohydrolase/phosphoribosyl-ATP diphosphatase HisIE — protein sequence MDIDFDKMNGLVPAIVQDYYTRKVLMLGFMNKEAYEKTVQTNKVTFFSRTKNRLWTKGEESGNFLTVVSISEDCDKDTLLIQVHPAGPVCHTGTDTCWGEKNEEDVMFLKELQDFIDKRHKEMPEKSYTTSLFESGINRMAQKVGEEAVETVIEATNGTDERMIYESSDMLYHLIVLLTSKGYRIEDLARELKSRHTGSWTKH from the coding sequence ATGGATATAGATTTTGATAAAATGAATGGCTTAGTACCTGCTATTGTGCAGGATTATTATACTCGTAAGGTTTTAATGCTAGGCTTCATGAATAAAGAAGCTTATGAGAAAACGGTGCAAACTAATAAGGTTACTTTCTTTAGTCGCACTAAAAATCGTTTGTGGACTAAAGGAGAAGAGAGTGGCAATTTCTTGACGGTAGTTTCTATTAGCGAAGATTGTGACAAAGATACATTACTTATTCAAGTACATCCTGCAGGACCTGTATGCCACACTGGTACGGATACTTGTTGGGGAGAAAAGAATGAAGAAGATGTTATGTTTCTTAAAGAACTTCAGGACTTTATAGACAAACGGCATAAAGAAATGCCTGAAAAATCATATACTACCAGCCTTTTTGAATCGGGAATAAACCGTATGGCTCAGAAAGTTGGTGAGGAAGCAGTCGAGACAGTTATTGAAGCAACAAACGGAACGGATGAACGGATGATTTATGAGAGTTCTGATATGTTGTATCACCTCATTGTACTGCTGACTTCTAAAGGATATCGAATCGAAGATTTGGCACGCGAATTAAAGTCAAGGCATACTGGTTCATGGACGAAACACTGA
- a CDS encoding ATP-binding cassette domain-containing protein, translating into MDETLIQYKNVEIHQQELCVLNGVDLEVRKGEFLYLIGKVGAGKTTLLKTFYAELPVADGEARVLDYDMRTIKRKHVPQLRRKLGIVFQDFQLLTDRSVYDNLEFVLKATGWKNKEEIRERIEEVLQQVGMSNKGYKLPNELSGGEQQRIVIARAILNSPDIILADEPTGNLDVETGNAIVALLHEICKQGSSVIMTTHNLQLLKEFPGIVYRCDEHRITDVTAEMTK; encoded by the coding sequence ATGGACGAAACACTGATACAATATAAAAATGTAGAAATTCATCAGCAGGAGCTTTGTGTACTGAATGGAGTTGATCTGGAAGTGCGTAAGGGAGAGTTTCTGTATTTGATAGGAAAAGTGGGAGCAGGTAAAACTACTTTGCTGAAAACTTTTTATGCAGAATTGCCTGTGGCAGATGGAGAGGCAAGAGTACTTGATTATGATATGCGAACCATTAAGCGGAAACATGTTCCGCAGTTAAGGCGTAAGCTTGGCATTGTGTTTCAGGATTTTCAATTACTTACTGATCGTTCGGTATATGATAACCTTGAGTTTGTTTTAAAAGCTACGGGTTGGAAAAATAAAGAGGAGATTAGAGAGCGGATTGAAGAGGTTTTGCAGCAGGTAGGTATGAGCAACAAAGGGTATAAATTGCCTAATGAATTATCGGGAGGAGAACAGCAGCGTATTGTAATTGCACGTGCTATACTAAATTCTCCTGACATTATTCTGGCTGATGAGCCTACTGGTAATCTTGATGTGGAAACGGGGAATGCTATTGTTGCATTATTGCATGAAATTTGCAAACAGGGTTCTTCTGTGATAATGACAACACATAATTTGCAATTGCTGAAAGAATTTCCGGGTATAGTTTATCGTTGTGATGAGCATCGCATAACTGATGTTACCGCTGAAATGACCAAATAA
- a CDS encoding aspartate kinase — protein sequence MKILKFGGTSVGSAQRIKEVAKLITDGEKKIVVLSAMSGTTNTLVEISDYLYKKNPEGANEIINKLEAKYKQHVEELYTTEDYKQKALEIIKSHFDYIRSYTKDLFTLFEEKVVLAQGELISTAMVNFFLQENGVKSVLLPALEYMRTDKNAEPDPVYIKDKLLAQLDLYPEAEIYVTQGFICRNAYGEIDNLQRGGSDYTASLIGAAIDASEIQIWTDIDGMHNNDPRVVNQTAPVRQLQFEEAAELAYFGAKILHPTCIQPAKYANIPVRLLNTMDPSASGTLICNDTEKGKIKAVAAKDNITAIKIKSSRMLLAHGFLRKVFEIFESYQTSIDMVCTSEVGVSVSIDNVKHLNEILDDLKKYGTVTVDKGMCIICVVGDLEWENVGFEAKALDAMRSIPVRMISFGGSNYNISFLIRECDKKIALQSLSDVLFNDK from the coding sequence ATGAAAATTTTAAAGTTTGGAGGAACTTCTGTAGGCTCTGCACAGAGGATAAAAGAAGTGGCCAAATTGATTACCGATGGTGAAAAAAAAATCGTTGTTCTTTCGGCTATGTCGGGTACAACAAATACATTGGTAGAGATTTCCGACTATCTGTATAAGAAAAATCCGGAGGGTGCTAATGAGATTATCAATAAGCTGGAGGCTAAATATAAACAGCATGTTGAGGAGCTTTATACTACGGAAGATTATAAACAGAAAGCTCTGGAGATCATAAAATCTCATTTTGATTATATTCGTTCGTATACCAAAGATCTCTTTACTTTGTTTGAGGAGAAGGTGGTGTTAGCACAAGGAGAACTTATATCTACTGCAATGGTGAATTTCTTTTTGCAAGAAAATGGAGTGAAATCTGTGTTACTTCCTGCTTTGGAATATATGCGTACGGATAAAAATGCTGAACCTGATCCGGTATATATAAAGGATAAATTGTTAGCTCAACTGGATTTGTATCCTGAGGCTGAAATATATGTAACTCAAGGTTTTATTTGCCGTAATGCCTATGGAGAGATTGATAACTTGCAACGTGGTGGAAGTGATTATACAGCTTCATTAATTGGTGCGGCTATTGATGCTTCTGAAATTCAAATTTGGACAGATATAGATGGCATGCATAATAACGATCCTCGGGTGGTTAACCAAACGGCTCCTGTGCGCCAATTGCAATTTGAAGAGGCTGCTGAATTAGCTTATTTTGGGGCAAAGATTTTGCATCCTACTTGTATTCAGCCCGCTAAGTATGCTAATATTCCTGTTCGGTTGCTTAATACGATGGATCCTTCAGCTTCAGGTACGCTTATTTGTAATGATACAGAGAAAGGAAAAATAAAGGCTGTTGCAGCTAAAGATAATATTACTGCTATTAAAATAAAGTCGAGCCGTATGCTATTGGCACATGGCTTTTTGCGTAAGGTTTTCGAGATTTTTGAAAGTTACCAGACTTCTATTGACATGGTCTGCACTTCAGAAGTTGGTGTTTCTGTCTCCATAGATAATGTTAAGCATTTGAATGAAATACTGGACGATTTGAAAAAATATGGAACAGTAACTGTGGATAAGGGTATGTGCATTATTTGTGTGGTAGGTGATCTGGAATGGGAAAATGTGGGTTTTGAGGCCAAAGCGCTAGATGCTATGCGTAGTATTCCTGTTCGCATGATTTCTTTTGGAGGTAGTAATTATAATATATCTTTCCTTATACGTGAATGTGATAAAAAAATAGCTTTACAGTCATTGAGTGATGTACTATTTAATGATAAGTAG
- the lysA gene encoding diaminopimelate decarboxylase: MKGIFPINKFNELQTPFYYYDARVLRETLACVKKETAQFPHYHVHYAVKANANMKVLSIIRENGLGADCVSGGEIRAAIKAGFPADKIVFAGVGKSDWEINLGLDYNIFCFNVESVPELEVINELAAAKGKVANVAFRINPNVGAHTHANITTGLAENKFGISLEDMDRVVDIALEMKNVKFLGLHFHIGSQILDMGDFLALCNRINELQEKLFARRIIVKHINVGGGLGIDYDHPNRQPIPDFKRYFAAYTEHLKLRPGQELHFELGRSITAQCGSLITKALYVKQGTNKKFAILDAGMTDLIRPALYQAYHKIENITSEEPVEAYDVVGPICESSDVFGKAIDLNKVRRGDLIALRSAGAYGEIMASGYNCRELPLGYTSDELV, translated from the coding sequence ATGAAAGGTATATTCCCTATTAATAAATTTAATGAGTTACAAACTCCCTTTTATTATTATGATGCAAGAGTTCTTAGAGAAACATTGGCTTGCGTAAAAAAAGAAACGGCTCAGTTTCCACACTATCATGTGCACTATGCTGTAAAGGCGAATGCAAATATGAAAGTTCTGAGTATTATACGCGAAAACGGATTGGGAGCTGATTGTGTTAGTGGTGGAGAAATTCGGGCTGCTATTAAAGCCGGTTTCCCTGCTGATAAGATCGTATTTGCCGGTGTTGGTAAGTCTGACTGGGAAATAAATTTAGGGCTTGATTATAATATTTTCTGTTTTAATGTAGAATCTGTTCCCGAGCTTGAGGTTATTAATGAACTGGCGGCTGCTAAAGGTAAAGTGGCTAATGTGGCTTTTCGGATTAATCCTAATGTGGGAGCGCATACGCATGCAAATATTACTACGGGGTTAGCTGAGAATAAATTTGGAATTAGTCTGGAAGACATGGATAGAGTGGTGGATATCGCTTTGGAAATGAAAAATGTAAAGTTTCTTGGATTGCATTTCCATATTGGCTCTCAGATTCTTGATATGGGCGATTTCTTGGCTTTATGTAATCGGATTAATGAATTACAAGAAAAACTTTTTGCTCGTCGTATTATAGTCAAACATATAAATGTAGGTGGTGGATTGGGCATTGATTATGATCATCCTAATCGTCAGCCGATACCTGATTTTAAACGTTATTTTGCTGCTTATACTGAGCACTTGAAATTACGTCCCGGACAAGAATTACATTTTGAGCTTGGACGCTCTATCACTGCTCAGTGTGGTAGTCTTATTACGAAAGCTCTTTATGTGAAGCAAGGAACTAACAAGAAGTTTGCTATCTTGGATGCCGGAATGACTGATCTGATCCGTCCTGCTCTTTATCAAGCATACCATAAAATAGAGAATATAACCTCGGAAGAACCTGTTGAAGCTTATGATGTTGTCGGTCCTATTTGTGAATCTTCAGATGTTTTTGGAAAGGCAATAGACTTAAACAAGGTGAGACGTGGTGACCTTATTGCGCTACGTTCTGCTGGTGCTTATGGTGAGATCATGGCTTCGGGATATAATTGTCGCGAATTGCCGCTGGGGTATACTTCTGATGAATTAGTATAA
- a CDS encoding ferritin has translation MITKKLQDAINGQISAELWSANLYLSMSFYFEKEGYSGFAAWMKKQSQEEVGHAYAMADYLIKRGGEAKIDKVDVVPSGWGTPIEVFEHSYKHECHISKMIDDLVAIASAEKDNATQDFLWGFVREQVEEEATVQGIIDKLKKAGDAGIFFIDSQLGQRA, from the coding sequence ATGATCACGAAAAAATTACAAGATGCCATTAATGGACAAATATCAGCGGAACTTTGGTCTGCTAATCTTTACTTATCAATGTCTTTCTATTTTGAAAAAGAGGGTTATAGCGGATTTGCTGCTTGGATGAAGAAACAGTCTCAAGAGGAAGTAGGACATGCATACGCTATGGCTGATTATCTCATAAAAAGGGGAGGTGAAGCTAAGATCGATAAAGTGGATGTTGTCCCTTCAGGATGGGGAACTCCTATCGAGGTTTTCGAACATTCTTATAAACACGAATGCCATATATCGAAAATGATTGATGACCTGGTTGCTATTGCTTCGGCAGAGAAAGATAATGCAACTCAAGATTTCTTGTGGGGCTTTGTTCGTGAGCAGGTAGAAGAAGAAGCTACGGTACAGGGAATTATAGATAAGTTGAAAAAAGCAGGAGATGCGGGTATTTTCTTTATTGATTCTCAACTAGGACAGAGGGCATAA
- a CDS encoding DUF5723 family protein, protein MSKTNIKQAIKKCFFIILLHLFSSNGFAQYLRTSYFMENVNSRIELNPAIQPKSGYIAIPMIGSFQASASSNSLGVSDVTDIINSEEDFWSSDPFFNRLKTDNRVNVNLRTNILSLGFYRGKGFWSANIGVRADINASIPKTMLDYLREVNNNSPIDLLDKEFSIKNQKMNATVYTEIGLGYSRQITKSLTIGGRMKMLLGNANINMNMKSLTIKEELTQGKISSYGTLDVSMPGTTVETKPGDNGTEYVNKIKYDKAGIAGYGMAVDFGGTYQPLDNLKLSASIIDLGFISWSKSSTTTALADQERIIKYSESGGTASDGDVLDMKYMGYSIQDPKSRSTSIASTIVLGGEYGFFKNQLGLGILSTTHYSKPKTISELTFSANYCPKSWFNVALSYSTMQNSRQTFGLGVKVGPVFAGTDYMFLGNSSKTKNMNAYLGISIPLGRNKTMDR, encoded by the coding sequence ATGAGTAAAACTAACATCAAACAGGCAATAAAAAAATGTTTTTTTATTATCCTATTGCACCTCTTTTCCAGTAATGGCTTTGCCCAATACTTGCGCACCTCTTATTTTATGGAGAATGTAAATAGTAGAATAGAACTAAACCCTGCTATTCAGCCTAAGTCAGGCTATATAGCTATCCCCATGATTGGCTCTTTTCAAGCGAGTGCTTCATCCAACTCATTAGGAGTTAGCGATGTAACTGATATTATCAATTCTGAAGAAGATTTTTGGAGTAGTGATCCATTCTTTAATCGACTAAAAACAGATAATAGGGTAAACGTTAACTTAAGAACTAATATTCTTTCATTAGGTTTTTACCGGGGCAAAGGATTCTGGTCTGCCAATATAGGAGTAAGGGCAGATATAAACGCTTCTATACCAAAAACAATGTTAGATTATCTTCGTGAAGTCAACAACAATAGTCCGATAGACTTATTAGACAAAGAATTTTCTATAAAAAATCAGAAAATGAATGCCACTGTTTATACAGAAATTGGACTTGGTTATTCTCGACAAATCACTAAAAGCCTAACAATCGGAGGAAGAATGAAAATGTTATTGGGTAACGCCAATATTAATATGAACATGAAAAGCTTGACTATAAAAGAAGAACTAACACAGGGTAAGATCAGCAGTTATGGAACGTTGGATGTTTCTATGCCGGGCACAACGGTGGAAACAAAGCCAGGGGATAATGGTACAGAATATGTTAACAAAATAAAGTATGATAAAGCAGGCATAGCCGGATATGGTATGGCTGTAGATTTTGGTGGTACATACCAACCACTTGATAATCTCAAATTATCTGCCTCTATTATCGACCTCGGTTTTATCTCTTGGTCAAAGAGTTCTACCACCACTGCTCTCGCAGATCAGGAGCGGATAATTAAATATAGTGAAAGTGGAGGAACAGCCTCGGATGGTGATGTTTTAGATATGAAATATATGGGATATAGCATTCAAGATCCTAAATCAAGAAGTACCTCTATTGCATCTACAATAGTATTAGGTGGAGAATACGGATTCTTTAAGAATCAATTAGGCTTAGGTATATTATCTACCACACATTATTCAAAGCCGAAAACAATTTCAGAACTTACCTTCTCGGCAAATTATTGTCCAAAAAGTTGGTTTAACGTTGCTCTAAGCTACTCTACGATGCAAAACAGCAGACAAACATTTGGTCTGGGAGTAAAGGTAGGTCCTGTATTTGCAGGAACAGACTATATGTTCTTAGGGAATAGTTCAAAAACAAAAAATATGAATGCCTACCTTGGTATTAGTATTCCTTTAGGAAGGAATAAAACGATGGATAGATAA
- a CDS encoding DUF2721 domain-containing protein yields MEELTLTTPALLFSAISLILLAYTNRFLSYAQLVRTLKDRYEENPSAVAAAQIANLRKRLLLTRTMQELGIGSLFLCVVSMFLIYIGLQIFSAYVFGLALLLLIASLGVSLREIQISTHALELHLGTMEGKKES; encoded by the coding sequence ATGGAAGAATTAACCCTTACAACCCCTGCATTATTATTTTCAGCCATATCTCTTATTTTATTGGCTTACACCAATAGATTTCTCTCTTATGCTCAATTAGTACGTACGCTAAAAGACAGATATGAAGAGAACCCATCGGCAGTAGCTGCCGCACAAATAGCCAATTTACGCAAAAGATTATTACTCACTCGTACAATGCAAGAATTAGGCATAGGAAGCTTATTCCTTTGTGTAGTAAGCATGTTTCTCATATACATCGGGCTGCAAATTTTTTCAGCTTATGTATTTGGACTAGCACTGCTTCTACTTATTGCTTCTCTTGGAGTTTCTCTGCGTGAAATACAGATATCGACCCATGCTCTAGAGCTACATTTAGGAACAATGGAAGGAAAAAAAGAGTCTTAA
- the kbl gene encoding glycine C-acetyltransferase: protein MYGKMKEYLSQTLTEIKEAGLYKEERLIASAQQAVITVQGKEVVNFCANNYLGLSNHPRLIAAAQRMMENRGYGMSSVRFICGTQDIHKELETAISDYFQTEDTILYAACFDANGGVFEPLFTEKDAIISDSLNHASIIDGVRLCKAQRYRYANADMQELEKCLQLAQAQRFRIIVTDGVFSMDGNVAPLDKICDLAEKYDALVMVDESHSAGVVGASGHGVSELCDTYGRVDIYTGTLGKAFGGAMGGFTTGRKEIIDLLRQRSRPYLFSNSVAPAVVGAGIEVFRILKESNELHDKLMENVTYFRDKMLAAGFDIKPTQSAICAVMLYDAKLSQIYASRMLEEGIYVTGFYYPVVPKEQARIRVQLSADHNRTHLDKCISAFIKIGKELEVIK, encoded by the coding sequence ATGTACGGTAAAATGAAAGAATACCTCAGTCAAACCCTGACTGAAATTAAAGAAGCCGGACTTTATAAAGAAGAACGACTCATCGCAAGTGCCCAGCAAGCTGTCATTACAGTGCAGGGAAAAGAAGTAGTTAATTTCTGTGCTAATAATTATTTAGGTTTATCCAATCATCCCCGTCTCATTGCCGCTGCACAAAGAATGATGGAAAATCGCGGATATGGAATGTCCTCTGTTCGTTTTATCTGTGGCACTCAAGATATCCACAAAGAACTTGAGACTGCGATTTCTGATTATTTTCAAACTGAAGACACAATACTCTACGCAGCCTGCTTTGACGCCAACGGAGGAGTATTCGAGCCATTATTCACAGAAAAAGATGCTATCATTTCAGATTCTCTAAACCATGCTTCTATTATAGACGGAGTACGTCTTTGTAAAGCACAACGTTATCGCTATGCCAATGCGGACATGCAAGAATTAGAAAAATGCCTACAATTAGCACAAGCACAACGTTTCCGTATTATAGTAACTGACGGTGTCTTTTCAATGGATGGGAATGTAGCCCCATTAGATAAAATTTGTGATCTTGCTGAAAAGTATGACGCTCTAGTTATGGTAGATGAGTCTCATTCAGCTGGCGTTGTTGGTGCTAGCGGACATGGAGTCAGTGAATTATGTGACACCTATGGGCGTGTAGATATTTATACAGGCACACTCGGCAAAGCTTTTGGTGGAGCTATGGGAGGCTTTACCACAGGGCGTAAAGAAATTATAGATTTACTGCGCCAACGTAGCCGCCCTTATTTATTTTCCAATTCAGTAGCACCAGCCGTAGTCGGTGCAGGAATAGAAGTATTCCGTATACTAAAAGAAAGTAATGAATTACATGATAAATTAATGGAAAACGTTACATATTTCCGTGATAAAATGTTAGCAGCCGGCTTTGACATAAAACCAACTCAAAGTGCAATATGTGCTGTTATGCTTTATGACGCAAAATTATCACAAATATACGCTAGTCGGATGTTAGAAGAGGGTATATATGTTACCGGATTCTACTATCCCGTAGTACCCAAAGAACAAGCACGCATCCGCGTACAGTTATCAGCAGACCATAACAGAACACATTTAGATAAGTGCATTAGCGCTTTTATAAAAATAGGGAAAGAACTGGAAGTAATCAAATAA
- a CDS encoding NAD-dependent epimerase/dehydratase family protein codes for MKNVLVIGATGQIGSELTMELRERYGNEHVVAGYIHGADPHGELKESGPSAVVDVTDAINIECVVKKYNIDAIYNMAALLSVVAESKPILAWKVGIDGLWNVLEVARAYHCSVFTPSSIGSFGPETPHLLTPQDTTQRPRTMYGVTKVTTELLSDYYYHKYGVDTRSVRFPGIISNVTPPGGGTTDYAVDIYYSAVKGEKFICPIKKGTLMDMMYMPDALNAAISLMEADPKRLIHRNSFNIASMSFAPETIYTSIRKQLPDFEMVYDVDPLKQAIADSWPDCMDDSCARNEWDWNPSYSLESMTSDMLIKLRKKLLTKATLMSD; via the coding sequence ATGAAAAATGTTTTGGTTATTGGGGCTACTGGACAGATAGGGTCGGAGCTTACAATGGAGTTAAGAGAACGCTATGGAAATGAACATGTAGTAGCGGGATACATTCATGGTGCTGATCCTCATGGAGAATTGAAGGAGTCAGGACCATCAGCTGTGGTTGATGTTACGGATGCTATAAATATAGAATGTGTAGTTAAAAAATATAACATAGATGCGATCTACAATATGGCAGCGTTGTTATCTGTTGTAGCAGAGTCAAAACCAATATTGGCATGGAAAGTTGGAATAGACGGTTTATGGAATGTTTTGGAGGTTGCTCGTGCTTATCATTGCTCTGTTTTTACTCCTAGTTCTATTGGTTCCTTTGGTCCTGAAACTCCCCATTTGTTAACTCCTCAAGATACTACGCAGCGTCCTCGTACAATGTATGGAGTGACAAAAGTAACTACAGAATTATTAAGTGATTATTATTATCATAAATATGGAGTGGATACACGTTCCGTACGCTTTCCAGGTATAATTTCCAATGTAACACCTCCGGGTGGAGGGACGACTGATTATGCTGTTGATATCTATTATTCTGCAGTGAAAGGAGAGAAGTTTATATGTCCTATAAAGAAAGGAACCCTGATGGATATGATGTATATGCCGGATGCTCTTAATGCTGCTATATCTCTTATGGAGGCAGATCCTAAGCGACTTATTCACCGTAATTCTTTTAATATTGCTTCTATGAGCTTTGCTCCTGAAACAATCTATACTTCAATACGCAAACAGTTACCTGATTTTGAAATGGTGTATGACGTTGACCCTCTGAAACAGGCTATAGCTGATAGTTGGCCTGATTGTATGGATGATTCGTGTGCCCGTAATGAATGGGATTGGAATCCTTCATACTCATTAGAAAGCATGACTTCAGATATGCTTATAAAATTGAGAAAGAAATTATTGACTAAAGCGACTTTGATGTCGGACTAA